A portion of the Manihot esculenta cultivar AM560-2 chromosome 2, M.esculenta_v8, whole genome shotgun sequence genome contains these proteins:
- the LOC110610133 gene encoding uncharacterized protein LOC110610133 isoform X2, protein MPGNKLEEGICNVYELDNSSQWHLPQAVGGNWPVIDFNQWIGKPRPIGAQQNFNLKNYNLQQLDSEEGNNVEFLHVAFDKSYMQLNPTPEHSKSFIFNNQLNANELLHGCQNLQSNQNQPGIFSESTYYDQQTLTSRGFSIFKSQPENECADSPTLTTNSERSEITEASSDFNYFRGQHQFVRDQQLSASQPQPMQQPGFNEIQLLQQHIMFKQLQEFQRQQQLQQLGDLRQHSSINQFSAISRQEAGGQFSPLISGTPVHDTSQMLRNWMHRGASPAAQGVSGKAVFSQEQDQALGSAGFAPHQLDVSLYGTPISNTRGNMSQYSHLQGPSRDSVNLLAKATGQVQKSVMQSAEFGNPLLGDQPAGPLDLVGLSQGALISKQELQMKNNFGQVPVQGSNSGVFPGNLLECDTPQGNTSVQEFNGRQEQADWPSVQQTKQPGSSQTLVPLDPIEAKILYNMDDNIWDAFGSQLKADAGGLGNRLEHPDSSYAFPSIQSGSWSALMQSAVAEASSNDTGVQEEWSSLSFQNTDPSTDNPISNFLDSEKQQTGWVDNNLQSSSSFSSKPFPIINDTGMNSSFPGFQQPGTQLLVEQKRDKDGSYESIENYSPQQKTSNDDSQKVQTFMHSNNARPGQMFENSQSVPQHQKVSSSDIAMDKGSESMVKSQPQISNGPHVALRSYEEANETQERLQTCHQRENSNDCSIGSSGHDQGNPEQLKFFGNISSSLMNVDKAFLPDFQRNSSVSEEVPSGVDRVSNASMAFHRSVLPDGSNVSAQTSEHMLELLHKVDQSKNDSSTKQFGSVDGSFSAEMPGAKSRDTSVSQLYTQSSASQGFGLRLAPPSQRMANSNSSLFPPGLPQTINNLNSRQVNPELEEKNQAWSSTASHEQAQRARWENKSGLGHKSFHPYVNMLGNSVASFSPSTPQARNQLQMRPLSDIPVSSQSLQTILPSLTGRFPPFNQVPSQDTLQQMQKNPVSQEFPVLEAAPVSQPSVMAQQGENLARPYNVWRNVPSQRQPFNMESLKFSNYPCSMDPTNNNTIITSLAPHGSNDQNPIEGGYTSLEIGASSNSQGFDQGEEHLRKEMLQQQISSKMHDSSQPGGISQGPEPVSDATVLSSGSLMSHAQQQDLDKVTHSNYIAQASSERNIESFSHSHNDLHNYSLLHQVQAMNSGAVKALDVQHAAALGGQHLNDIISRLRLPVDGKPNSTLQTSSFSSGDNQMLGFSAEARDCPTVKAPQQPALQSINSREMVTFGYNDSHTQSNHTDHNYVNLQMEPSCFKQYGALRNGQMVSMFDARLAKAVAAQFSLGKPSQNIQSSLEQLDAVVAGQGGRVWPSSQLLSSPYMLPPEVTNQVATMRPKKRKVSPSELLPWHKEVTHDSKRLQKISMAEQDWAQATNRLTEKVEDEVEMIDDLQPMHRSKRRLILTTQLLQQLFHPAPSSILSLDSASSYDIISYFISRLSLGDVCSLAYCLRNEFLAPVKNSNVDSEKVENSERSGSQQFLAIVEKSIDRAKKLENDFQRLDKTASIVDIRAEFQELERFSVINRFAKFHVRGQIGVSCTGSLKPILQRHITAFPMPQNLPEGVQCLSL, encoded by the exons atgcctGGTAACAAACTTGAAGAGGGGATCTGCAATGTATATGAGCTAGACAACTCTTCCCAGTGGCATCTACCTCAAGCTGTTGGTGGCAATTGGCCAGTAATTGATTTCAATCAGTGGATTGGAAAGCCAAGACCGATTGGGGCACAGCAGAATTTCAATCTGAAGAACTACAACTTACAGCAATTAG ATTCTGAGGAAGGAAATAATGTTGAGTTCCTACATGTGGCATTTGACAAAAGCTATATGCAATTAAATCCAACACCAGAGCATTCCAAGAGTTTCATCTTTAACAATCAACTGAATGCAAATGAACTTTTGCATGGATGCCAGAACCTCCAGTCAAATCAGAACCAGCCAGGTATTTTCAGTGAAAGTACCTATTATGACCAGCAAACTTTGACTTCCAGAggcttttctatttttaaatcaCAACCGGAAAATGAGTGTGCAGACAGTCCCACCTTGACAACAAATTCAGAAAGGTCAGAGATCACCGAAGCTTCTAGCGATTTCAACTATTTTAGAGGACAGCATCAATTTGTGAGGGACCAGCAGCTGAGTGCTTCACAGCCTCAACCAATGCAGCAGCCTGGTTTTAATGAAATTCAATTGTTGCAGCAGCACATAATGTTCAAGCAGCTGCAAGAATTTCAGAGACAGCAGCAGCTTCAGCAGCTAGGTGATTTGAGGCAACACAGTTCCATAAACCAGTTTTCTGCTATTTCTAGACAGGAAGCTGGGGGtcagttttcacctctcatcaGTGGAACACCTGTTCATGATACATCTCAAATGCTTAGAAACTGGATGCATCGAGGTGCATCTCCTGCTGCTCAAGGAGTATCTGGTAAAGCTGTATTCTCCCAAGAGCAAGATCAAGCTTTAGGTTCTGCAGGTTTTGCTCCTCATCAGCTTGATGTCTCTCTATATGGAACTCCTATTTCTAACACAAGAGGCAACATGAGTCAATATTCTCATCTCCAAGGACCATCTCGTGATTCTGTCAATTTGTTGGCCAAGGCTACTGGTCAAGTACAAAAGTCTGTAATGCAGTCTGCTGAGTTTGGTAATCCCCTTTTAGGAGATCAGCCTGCTGGTCCTTTAGATCTGGTAGGCTTATCCCAGGGAGCTTTAATATCTAAGCAGGAACTTcagatgaaaaataattttggaCAAGTTCCTGTTCAGGGTTCAAATAGTGGAGTTTTTCCAGGAAATCTTCTGGAGTGTGATACTCCACAGGGCAATACATCCGTGCAGGAATTTAATGGGAGACAAGAACAAGCTGATTGGCCTTCAGTTCAGCAAACAAAACAACCTGGTAGTTCTCAGACTTTGGTTCCTCTAGATCCAATAGAAGCAAAGATTTTGTACAACATGGATGACAACATTTGGGATGCTTTTGGAAGTCAACTGAAGGCGGATGCTGGAGGCTTGGGCAACAGATTGGAACATCCAGACTCATCTTATGCATTTCCTTCTATTCAGAGTGGGAGCTGGAGTGCACTTATGCAGTCTGCTGTGGCAGAGGCTTCTAGCAATGATACTGGAGTTCAGGAAGAGTGGAGTAGCTTGAGTTTTCAAAACACAGATCCCTCGACTGATAATCCAATTTCAAACTTCTTGGACAGCGAGAAGCAACAGACTGGCTGGGTTGATAACAACTTGCAGAGTAGCTCCTCCTTCAGTTCAAAACCTTTTCCTATTATTAATGATACTGGCATGAACTCAAGCTTCCCTGGCTTTCAGCAACCAGGAACCCAATTATTAGTTGAACAGAAAAGGGATAAGGATGGCTCTTACGAGTCCATTGAGAATTACAGCCCTCAGCAGAAGACATCAAACGACGATAGTCAGAAGGTTCAAACGTTTATGCACTCAAATAATGCACGGCCTGGACAAATGTTTGAGAACTCACAAAGTGTTCCACAGCATCAGAAAGTATCCTCAAGCGATATAGCTATGGACAAGGGCAGTGAGAGCATGGTAAAAAGTCAACCTCAAATAAGTAATGGCCCTCATGTTGCACTTCGCTCTTATGAGGAAGCCAATGAAACACAAGAAAGGTTGCAGACTTGCCACCAAAGAGAAAATTCCAATGACTGCTCAATAGGCTCGAGTGGTCATGATCAAGGAAATCCTGAACAGTTAAAGTTTTTTGGTAATATTTCCAGCAGCTTAATGAATGTAGATAAG GCATTCTTACCTGATTTTCAAAGGAATTCAAGTGTATCAGAGGAGGTGCCTTCTGGAGTTGATCGTGTTTCTAATGCATCTATGGCCTTTCATAGATCAGTTCTCCCTGATGGTTCAAATGTTTCTGCTCAGACAAG TGAACATATGCTTGAGCTGCTTCACAAGGTTGACCAATCAAAGAATGATAGCTCCACAAAACAATTTGGATCTGTTGATGGGAGTTTTTCAGCTGAAATGCCTGGAGCAAAATCACGTGATACATCTGTCTCTCAACTTTACACTCAGTCTTCTGCTTCCCAAGGTTTTGGTTTGAGGTTGGCCCCTCCATCTCAAAGGATGGCCAATTCAAACAGTTCTCTCTTTCCTCCAGGTTTACCACAGACTATAAACAATCTGAATTCTAGACAAGTTAATCCTGAACTGGAAGAGAAAAATCAAGCTTGGTCCTCAACTGCTTCACATGAGCAGGCTCAAAGAGCACGTTGGGAAAACAAATCTGGTCTGGGACATAAAAGCTTCCATCCATATGTGAATATGCTGGGAAACTCTGTTGCATCATTTTCACCTAGTACTCCACAAGCAAGAAATCAACTTCAAATGCGTCCCTTGTCCGATATACCTGTATCATCTCAATCATTGCAGACAATCTTACCTAGCTTAACTGGCAGATTCCCACCTTTTAACCAAGTCCCTTCTCAAGATACTCTGCAACAGATGCAAAAAAATCCTGTCAGTCAAGAATTTCCTGTTTTGGAGGCTGCCCCTGTATCTCAGCCATCAGTTATGGCACAACAGGGTGAAAATTTAGCAAGGCCATACAATGTATGGAGAAATGTACCAAGCCAGCGACAACCATTTAATATGGAATCTCTCAAGTTCTCCAATTATCCTTGCTCCATGGATCCAACAAATAATAATACAATAATCACTTCATTGGCTCCACATGGGTCAAATGATCAAAATCCCATAGAAGGTGGATATACTTCATTAGAAATTGGTGCTTCTTCTAATTCACAAGGCTTTGACCAAGGGGAAGAGCATCTGAGAAAAGAGATGTTGCAACAACAAATATCATCTAAGATGCATGATTCTTCTCAGCCAGGAGGTATATCTCAAGGACCTGAGCCTGTTTCTGATGCAACTGTTCTCTCATCTGGTTCATTGATGTCTCATGCTCAGCAGCAGGATCTTGATAAAGTGACGCATAGCAATTACATTGCACAAGCTTCTTCTGAAAGAAACATTGAATCCTTCAGCCATTCTCATAATGACCTCCACAATTACTCTCTTTTGCACCAAGTGCAGGCGATGAATAGTGGTGCAGTCAAGGCTTTGGATGTTCAACATGCTGCTGCTTTGGGGGGGCAGCATTTAAATGATATCATTTCAAGGCTCAGACTCCCTGTGGATGGCAAACCAAATTCAACATTACAAACCAGTTCATTTTCATCTGGCGATAACCAAATGCTTGGCTTCTCAGCAGAAGCAAGAGATTGTCCAACTGTAAAAGCTCCTCAGCAACCTGCACTTCAGTCTATAAATTCTCGGGAAATGGTCACATTTGGTTATAATGACTCCCATACCCAATCTAATCATACAGATCATAACTATGTTAATCTGCAAATGGAACCCTCCTGTTTTAAGCAATATGGAGCTCTTAGAAATGGACAGATGGTATCAATGTTTGATGCTAGACTTGCAAAAGCTGTTGCTGCACAGTTCTCTCTTGGAAAGCCTTCTCAAAATATTCAGAGCTCTTTGGAACAGTTAGATGCTGTTGTTGCTGGTCAGGGTGGCAGGGTTTGGCCAAGTAGTCAGCTGTTGTCATCCCCATATATGTTGCCTCCTGAAGTCACCAACCAAGTTGCTACTATGAGACCAAAGAAGCGAAAAGTGTCACCTTCTGAGCTTCTACCATGGCATAAAGAGGTGACTCATGATTCCAAGAGGCTTCAAAAAATCAG TATGGCAGAACAAGACTGGGCGCAAGCCACAAACCGACTGACTGAGAAG GTGGAAGATGAGGTTGAAATGATTGATGATTTGCAACCAATGCATCGATCAAAGAGAAGGCTTATATTAACAACACAGCTCCTACAGCAATTGTTTCATCCTGCACCATCATCCATTTTATCTTTGGACTCTGCTTCAAGCTATGATATCATATCATACTTCATTTCTAGGTTATCACTGGGAGATGTGTGTAGCCTTGCTTACTGCTTGAGAAATGAGTTTCTTGCGCCTGTAAAGAACAGTAATGT GGATTCTGAAAAGGTAGAAAATTCTGAAAGAAGTGGTAGTCAACAATTTCTGGCGATTGTGGAGAAGTCCATTGATAGAGCAAAGAAGCTGGAGAATGACTTCCAAAG ATTGGACAAGACAGCATCAATTGTAGACATAAGAGCGGAGTTTCAAGAGTTGGAAAGGTTTTCTGTCATTAATCGCTTTGCCAAGTTTCATGTTCGGGGACAAATTGGTGTCTCTTGTACTGGTTCCCTGAAACCAATTCTGCAGAGACACATCACAGCATTTCCTATGCCTCAAAATCTACCTGAGGGGGTACAATGTCTTTCACTATGA
- the LOC110610133 gene encoding uncharacterized protein LOC110610133 isoform X3, with translation MPGNKLEEGICNVYELDNSSQWHLPQAVGGNWPVIDFNQWIGKPRPIGAQQNFNLKNYNLQQLDSEEGNNVEFLHVAFDKSYMQLNPTPEHSKSFIFNNQLNANELLHGCQNLQSNQNQPDSPTLTTNSERSEITEASSDFNYFRGQHQFVRDQQLSASQPQPMQQPGFNEIQLLQQHIMFKQLQEFQRQQQLQQLGDLRQHSSINQFSAISRQEAGGQFSPLISGTPVHDTSQMLRNWMHRGASPAAQGVSGKAVFSQEQDQALGSAGFAPHQLDVSLYGTPISNTRGNMSQYSHLQGPSRDSVNLLAKATGQVQKSVMQSAEFGNPLLGDQPAGPLDLVGLSQGALISKQELQMKNNFGQVPVQGSNSGVFPGNLLECDTPQGNTSVQEFNGRQEQADWPSVQQTKQPGSSQTLVPLDPIEAKILYNMDDNIWDAFGSQLKADAGGLGNRLEHPDSSYAFPSIQSGSWSALMQSAVAEASSNDTGVQEEWSSLSFQNTDPSTDNPISNFLDSEKQQTGWVDNNLQSSSSFSSKPFPIINDTGMNSSFPGFQQPGTQLLVEQKRDKDGSYESIENYSPQQKTSNDDSQKVQTFMHSNNARPGQMFENSQSVPQHQKVSSSDIAMDKGSESMVKSQPQISNGPHVALRSYEEANETQERLQTCHQRENSNDCSIGSSGHDQGNPEQLKFFGNISSSLMNVDKAFLPDFQRNSSVSEEVPSGVDRVSNASMAFHRSVLPDGSNVSAQTSEHMLELLHKVDQSKNDSSTKQFGSVDGSFSAEMPGAKSRDTSVSQLYTQSSASQGFGLRLAPPSQRMANSNSSLFPPGLPQTINNLNSRQVNPELEEKNQAWSSTASHEQAQRARWENKSGLGHKSFHPYVNMLGNSVASFSPSTPQARNQLQMRPLSDIPVSSQSLQTILPSLTGRFPPFNQVPSQDTLQQMQKNPVSQEFPVLEAAPVSQPSVMAQQGENLARPYNVWRNVPSQRQPFNMESLKFSNYPCSMDPTNNNTIITSLAPHGSNDQNPIEGGYTSLEIGASSNSQGFDQGEEHLRKEMLQQQISSKMHDSSQPGGISQGPEPVSDATVLSSGSLMSHAQQQDLDKVTHSNYIAQASSERNIESFSHSHNDLHNYSLLHQVQAMNSGAVKALDVQHAAALGGQHLNDIISRLRLPVDGKPNSTLQTSSFSSGDNQMLGFSAEARDCPTVKAPQQPALQSINSREMVTFGYNDSHTQSNHTDHNYVNLQMEPSCFKQYGALRNGQMVSMFDARLAKAVAAQFSLGKPSQNIQSSLEQLDAVVAGQGGRVWPSSQLLSSPYMLPPEVTNQVATMRPKKRKVSPSELLPWHKEVTHDSKRLQKIRIFCSMAEQDWAQATNRLTEKVEDEVEMIDDLQPMHRSKRRLILTTQLLQQLFHPAPSSILSLDSASSYDIISYFISRLSLGDVCSLAYCLRNEFLAPVKNSNVDSEKVENSERSGSQQFLAIVEKSIDRAKKLENDFQRLDKTASIVDIRAEFQELERFSVINRFAKFHVRGQIGVSCTGSLKPILQRHITAFPMPQNLPEGVQCLSL, from the exons atgcctGGTAACAAACTTGAAGAGGGGATCTGCAATGTATATGAGCTAGACAACTCTTCCCAGTGGCATCTACCTCAAGCTGTTGGTGGCAATTGGCCAGTAATTGATTTCAATCAGTGGATTGGAAAGCCAAGACCGATTGGGGCACAGCAGAATTTCAATCTGAAGAACTACAACTTACAGCAATTAG ATTCTGAGGAAGGAAATAATGTTGAGTTCCTACATGTGGCATTTGACAAAAGCTATATGCAATTAAATCCAACACCAGAGCATTCCAAGAGTTTCATCTTTAACAATCAACTGAATGCAAATGAACTTTTGCATGGATGCCAGAACCTCCAGTCAAATCAGAACCAGCCAG ACAGTCCCACCTTGACAACAAATTCAGAAAGGTCAGAGATCACCGAAGCTTCTAGCGATTTCAACTATTTTAGAGGACAGCATCAATTTGTGAGGGACCAGCAGCTGAGTGCTTCACAGCCTCAACCAATGCAGCAGCCTGGTTTTAATGAAATTCAATTGTTGCAGCAGCACATAATGTTCAAGCAGCTGCAAGAATTTCAGAGACAGCAGCAGCTTCAGCAGCTAGGTGATTTGAGGCAACACAGTTCCATAAACCAGTTTTCTGCTATTTCTAGACAGGAAGCTGGGGGtcagttttcacctctcatcaGTGGAACACCTGTTCATGATACATCTCAAATGCTTAGAAACTGGATGCATCGAGGTGCATCTCCTGCTGCTCAAGGAGTATCTGGTAAAGCTGTATTCTCCCAAGAGCAAGATCAAGCTTTAGGTTCTGCAGGTTTTGCTCCTCATCAGCTTGATGTCTCTCTATATGGAACTCCTATTTCTAACACAAGAGGCAACATGAGTCAATATTCTCATCTCCAAGGACCATCTCGTGATTCTGTCAATTTGTTGGCCAAGGCTACTGGTCAAGTACAAAAGTCTGTAATGCAGTCTGCTGAGTTTGGTAATCCCCTTTTAGGAGATCAGCCTGCTGGTCCTTTAGATCTGGTAGGCTTATCCCAGGGAGCTTTAATATCTAAGCAGGAACTTcagatgaaaaataattttggaCAAGTTCCTGTTCAGGGTTCAAATAGTGGAGTTTTTCCAGGAAATCTTCTGGAGTGTGATACTCCACAGGGCAATACATCCGTGCAGGAATTTAATGGGAGACAAGAACAAGCTGATTGGCCTTCAGTTCAGCAAACAAAACAACCTGGTAGTTCTCAGACTTTGGTTCCTCTAGATCCAATAGAAGCAAAGATTTTGTACAACATGGATGACAACATTTGGGATGCTTTTGGAAGTCAACTGAAGGCGGATGCTGGAGGCTTGGGCAACAGATTGGAACATCCAGACTCATCTTATGCATTTCCTTCTATTCAGAGTGGGAGCTGGAGTGCACTTATGCAGTCTGCTGTGGCAGAGGCTTCTAGCAATGATACTGGAGTTCAGGAAGAGTGGAGTAGCTTGAGTTTTCAAAACACAGATCCCTCGACTGATAATCCAATTTCAAACTTCTTGGACAGCGAGAAGCAACAGACTGGCTGGGTTGATAACAACTTGCAGAGTAGCTCCTCCTTCAGTTCAAAACCTTTTCCTATTATTAATGATACTGGCATGAACTCAAGCTTCCCTGGCTTTCAGCAACCAGGAACCCAATTATTAGTTGAACAGAAAAGGGATAAGGATGGCTCTTACGAGTCCATTGAGAATTACAGCCCTCAGCAGAAGACATCAAACGACGATAGTCAGAAGGTTCAAACGTTTATGCACTCAAATAATGCACGGCCTGGACAAATGTTTGAGAACTCACAAAGTGTTCCACAGCATCAGAAAGTATCCTCAAGCGATATAGCTATGGACAAGGGCAGTGAGAGCATGGTAAAAAGTCAACCTCAAATAAGTAATGGCCCTCATGTTGCACTTCGCTCTTATGAGGAAGCCAATGAAACACAAGAAAGGTTGCAGACTTGCCACCAAAGAGAAAATTCCAATGACTGCTCAATAGGCTCGAGTGGTCATGATCAAGGAAATCCTGAACAGTTAAAGTTTTTTGGTAATATTTCCAGCAGCTTAATGAATGTAGATAAG GCATTCTTACCTGATTTTCAAAGGAATTCAAGTGTATCAGAGGAGGTGCCTTCTGGAGTTGATCGTGTTTCTAATGCATCTATGGCCTTTCATAGATCAGTTCTCCCTGATGGTTCAAATGTTTCTGCTCAGACAAG TGAACATATGCTTGAGCTGCTTCACAAGGTTGACCAATCAAAGAATGATAGCTCCACAAAACAATTTGGATCTGTTGATGGGAGTTTTTCAGCTGAAATGCCTGGAGCAAAATCACGTGATACATCTGTCTCTCAACTTTACACTCAGTCTTCTGCTTCCCAAGGTTTTGGTTTGAGGTTGGCCCCTCCATCTCAAAGGATGGCCAATTCAAACAGTTCTCTCTTTCCTCCAGGTTTACCACAGACTATAAACAATCTGAATTCTAGACAAGTTAATCCTGAACTGGAAGAGAAAAATCAAGCTTGGTCCTCAACTGCTTCACATGAGCAGGCTCAAAGAGCACGTTGGGAAAACAAATCTGGTCTGGGACATAAAAGCTTCCATCCATATGTGAATATGCTGGGAAACTCTGTTGCATCATTTTCACCTAGTACTCCACAAGCAAGAAATCAACTTCAAATGCGTCCCTTGTCCGATATACCTGTATCATCTCAATCATTGCAGACAATCTTACCTAGCTTAACTGGCAGATTCCCACCTTTTAACCAAGTCCCTTCTCAAGATACTCTGCAACAGATGCAAAAAAATCCTGTCAGTCAAGAATTTCCTGTTTTGGAGGCTGCCCCTGTATCTCAGCCATCAGTTATGGCACAACAGGGTGAAAATTTAGCAAGGCCATACAATGTATGGAGAAATGTACCAAGCCAGCGACAACCATTTAATATGGAATCTCTCAAGTTCTCCAATTATCCTTGCTCCATGGATCCAACAAATAATAATACAATAATCACTTCATTGGCTCCACATGGGTCAAATGATCAAAATCCCATAGAAGGTGGATATACTTCATTAGAAATTGGTGCTTCTTCTAATTCACAAGGCTTTGACCAAGGGGAAGAGCATCTGAGAAAAGAGATGTTGCAACAACAAATATCATCTAAGATGCATGATTCTTCTCAGCCAGGAGGTATATCTCAAGGACCTGAGCCTGTTTCTGATGCAACTGTTCTCTCATCTGGTTCATTGATGTCTCATGCTCAGCAGCAGGATCTTGATAAAGTGACGCATAGCAATTACATTGCACAAGCTTCTTCTGAAAGAAACATTGAATCCTTCAGCCATTCTCATAATGACCTCCACAATTACTCTCTTTTGCACCAAGTGCAGGCGATGAATAGTGGTGCAGTCAAGGCTTTGGATGTTCAACATGCTGCTGCTTTGGGGGGGCAGCATTTAAATGATATCATTTCAAGGCTCAGACTCCCTGTGGATGGCAAACCAAATTCAACATTACAAACCAGTTCATTTTCATCTGGCGATAACCAAATGCTTGGCTTCTCAGCAGAAGCAAGAGATTGTCCAACTGTAAAAGCTCCTCAGCAACCTGCACTTCAGTCTATAAATTCTCGGGAAATGGTCACATTTGGTTATAATGACTCCCATACCCAATCTAATCATACAGATCATAACTATGTTAATCTGCAAATGGAACCCTCCTGTTTTAAGCAATATGGAGCTCTTAGAAATGGACAGATGGTATCAATGTTTGATGCTAGACTTGCAAAAGCTGTTGCTGCACAGTTCTCTCTTGGAAAGCCTTCTCAAAATATTCAGAGCTCTTTGGAACAGTTAGATGCTGTTGTTGCTGGTCAGGGTGGCAGGGTTTGGCCAAGTAGTCAGCTGTTGTCATCCCCATATATGTTGCCTCCTGAAGTCACCAACCAAGTTGCTACTATGAGACCAAAGAAGCGAAAAGTGTCACCTTCTGAGCTTCTACCATGGCATAAAGAGGTGACTCATGATTCCAAGAGGCTTCAAAAAATCAG GATCTTTTGCAGTATGGCAGAACAAGACTGGGCGCAAGCCACAAACCGACTGACTGAGAAG GTGGAAGATGAGGTTGAAATGATTGATGATTTGCAACCAATGCATCGATCAAAGAGAAGGCTTATATTAACAACACAGCTCCTACAGCAATTGTTTCATCCTGCACCATCATCCATTTTATCTTTGGACTCTGCTTCAAGCTATGATATCATATCATACTTCATTTCTAGGTTATCACTGGGAGATGTGTGTAGCCTTGCTTACTGCTTGAGAAATGAGTTTCTTGCGCCTGTAAAGAACAGTAATGT GGATTCTGAAAAGGTAGAAAATTCTGAAAGAAGTGGTAGTCAACAATTTCTGGCGATTGTGGAGAAGTCCATTGATAGAGCAAAGAAGCTGGAGAATGACTTCCAAAG ATTGGACAAGACAGCATCAATTGTAGACATAAGAGCGGAGTTTCAAGAGTTGGAAAGGTTTTCTGTCATTAATCGCTTTGCCAAGTTTCATGTTCGGGGACAAATTGGTGTCTCTTGTACTGGTTCCCTGAAACCAATTCTGCAGAGACACATCACAGCATTTCCTATGCCTCAAAATCTACCTGAGGGGGTACAATGTCTTTCACTATGA